TGCCGACGCCGGGGGCCGCTGCAAGTCCTTCAGGGCCGAAGATCACGTCCTCGACCGCCGCGGCATCGGTCAGGCACATGAAAACGATGCCGGCACTGGTCAAAACGTCGCGTGGGCTGGCTACGCGATTCGCGCCGGCTTCGACGAGGGCAGCTGCCTTCGCGGCCGAGCGGTTCCAGATCGCCACCTCAAAGCCGGCCGCGAGCAGTCGCCGGGTCATGGGGGCACCCATCAGGCCGAGGCCGAGATAGCCGAGCTTCTCGGCGGTGTGCGGGTTCGCGGCGCGGGATTCAGCCATGGGTCGCTTCCTTCTGTCGCGGTGCAATGCTGGTTGAATGTCGCCCTAGCATACACGGGAGGCGATGGGGAAATCGCGTCGACGCGCATGGCTTGCTTGACTGTTTGAACCATGAAACATTTGGCTCCTGGTCGGGTTGGGTGGCGCCGGTCGGCGCCGAAGCAGCGGAGCGGGCATGATGCGGACGGTTTCAAAGTGGATCCTGGCATTTGGGACGTTGGCGGGGATCGCCGCGAGCGCAGGCTCGTCGCAGGCGCAGCAGACGATCCGTGTCGGCTGGACCATTCCGGCCGAAGAATCCAAATATTGGATGATGCGGCGGCCAGCGGAATTTCCCGACCTCGGCAAGACCTATAATATCGAGTGGACACAATTTCAGGGCACGGCGCCCATGACACAGGCACTTGCCGCCGGAGCGCTCGACTGCGCCACGCAGGCGCCTTTGTCGCTGTCCAACGGCGTGGTCGGTGGCAATCTCAAGGCCTACATCGTGGCTCAGCACGTGTTCGAGAAGCCCGGCGGCTTCTCGGTCTATTGGGCGGTGATGGACGACTCGCCGATCAAGACGATCGCCGATCTCAAGGGCAAGACGGTCGGCATTTCAGTGATCGGAGGCGGCACGCAGGGGCCGTTCAACATGCTGCTCAAGCAAAATGGTGTCGATCCCGCAAAGGACATCAAGCTCGTCGAGGTCGGCTTTGCGGTCTCGGAAGATGCACTGCGGCAGGGCCGCGTCGATGCCGTCAACATGAACCAGCCGTTCGCAGCGCGCGCGGAAGCCAAAGGCGGCACGCGAAAGCTGTTTTCACTTTCTCAGGCCATGCCGAACATCGTGCATATCCTTGAAGCCTGCCGCGCCGACTTCGTCGACAAGAACCCGGAACTGGTGAAAGCCTATGTGCGCGACATTACCTCGGGCATGAAGAAAGCGCTGGCGAACCGCGAAGAAACACTAAAAGTGGTCTCGGAGGTTCTCAAGGCGCCGATCCCGGTCCTCGACACCTACTTGCTCAAGGACAATGATTTCGGGCGCGATCCGGGTGCCGCGCCGAACTTCCCGGCGATCCAGAAGATGTTGGATATCTACGCCGAGACCGGCATGCTGCCAAAACTGGATGTTGCGCAGTTCAAGCATCCAACCATCGTTGCGCCGTTGCAATAGGCAACTTGGCGAATAGCCGAAACGATCTGCGGCGTCCCAATATTGCGTGGGATGTCGAATGTAGATGATACACGCATGAAGAAGCTGCGCTCCCGGGTAACGACTGATGGCCTCGACCGCGCGCCGCATCGCGCCTTCATGCGTGCGATGGGGCTCGACGACGCGGCTCTCGCCAAGCCGATGATCGGCGTCGTCAGCATGAAGGGCGAGCAGACGCCCTGTAACATGACGCATGATTTCCAGGTCGATGCGGCCAAGGCAGGCATCGAGGAAGCCGGCGGAACACCGCGCGAGTTCACGACGATCTCGGTGTCCGACGGCATCAGCATGAATCACGAGGGGATGAAGTTCTCCCTGTTTTCGCGCGAGCTGATCGCCGACTCCATCGAAGCCGTCGTTCACGGCCTTGCCTACGACGCATTGATCGGCTTCGGCGGCTGCGACAAGACGCTTCCCGGCGTGATGATGGGCATGATCCGCTGCAACGTGCCATCGATCTTCATCTACGGCGGCAGTGCATTGCCGGGCCGACTGGAAGGACGAACCCTGACCGTGCTCGATTCCTATGAGGCGGTCGGCGGCTTCATGACCGGCGAGATCGATGGTGCCACGCTCGAAAAGATCGAGCGGAACTGTCTGCCGACCATCGGCGCGTGCGCCGGACAATTCACCGCAAACACCATGGCGATGGTTTCGGAGGCGATGGGCCTCACCATCCCCAATTGCTCGATGATCCCCGGCGTCTACCCGGAGCGTGCGCAGGTTTCGCGCCGTGCAGGTAGGCTCGTGATGGAAATGCTCGAGCGCGACGGGCCGCTGCCGCGCGATATCGTGACGCGGAAGGCGCTGGAAAATGGTGCTGCAATTGTCGCTGCCACCGGCGGCTCGACGAATGCGGCCTTGCATCTGCCGGCAATGGCCAACGAGGCCGGGATTTCCTTCACGATCGATGATGTCGGTGAAGTTTTTGCCCGCACGCCGCTGATTGGAAATCTACGCCCCGGTGGCAAGTACACCGCAAAGGACGTTTACGATATCGGAGGAGCGGCCGTCGTGATCCGGGAACTGGTCCAGAGTGGACACATTGACGGAAGCTGCCTGACCATCACCGGTCGAACGATTGCCGACGAGTATGGCAGCTCCAACGTTCCGGATGGCGAAGTGATTTTTGCGGCGGGCACACCCATTATGAGCGACGGGGGTGTCGCAGTGCTGAAGGGCAGTCTTTGCCCGGATGGCGCCGTGATCAAGGTTGCGGGGCTGAAGAACCTGTCCTTTGAAGGGCCGGCACGTGTCTTCGAAGACGAAGAGGCATGTGTCGAAGCCGTGCGTAATCGCAGCTACCAGTCAGGCGAGGTCCTCGTGATCCGCAACGAGGGACCGGTTGGCGGTCCCGGCATGCGCGAGATGCTCGGCGTCACGGCGCTGATCTATGGCCAGGGTATGGGCGAGAAGGTCGCCCTCATCACCGACGGGCGTTTTTCCGGCGCGACACGCGGCATGTGCATCGGCTACGTGTCCCCTGAAGCCTTTGTCGGAGGTCCGTTGGCGCTGGTGCGCGACGGCGATAGAATAAGGATCGACGCCGGCGGCCGTCGCATGGACCTGCTGGTCGATGAACAAGAACTCGCAACGCGCCAGCGCGACTGGAAGCCGCGGCCACCGCGCCACCGCGCCGGGGCCCTCGCGAAATATGCGCGCCTGGTCGGGCAGGCTCCGGGCGGAGCGGTCACTCACGAAGGACCTGCGGAATGGCCTTGGTTCAGGTGAACGGCTCGAGCGTTAGAACGGTATTCGTCTGGCAAGTTTCTTGCTAAGTCGATGTCAATCGTTAAGGGAATTGAACGGGGCGTTCGTATTCGGAGTCGCGCACGCATGAGGCGAGAGACGGCATGAAGGTGTTGCCTTCAAGATCGGGTGAGGTGCCGGCGCGACAGCCTGCGACCGCAATGATCGAGATCGACCGTGTTTCGCAGATTTTTCAAACGTCGGCC
This region of Bradyrhizobium sp. CCGUVB1N3 genomic DNA includes:
- the ilvD gene encoding dihydroxy-acid dehydratase; its protein translation is MKKLRSRVTTDGLDRAPHRAFMRAMGLDDAALAKPMIGVVSMKGEQTPCNMTHDFQVDAAKAGIEEAGGTPREFTTISVSDGISMNHEGMKFSLFSRELIADSIEAVVHGLAYDALIGFGGCDKTLPGVMMGMIRCNVPSIFIYGGSALPGRLEGRTLTVLDSYEAVGGFMTGEIDGATLEKIERNCLPTIGACAGQFTANTMAMVSEAMGLTIPNCSMIPGVYPERAQVSRRAGRLVMEMLERDGPLPRDIVTRKALENGAAIVAATGGSTNAALHLPAMANEAGISFTIDDVGEVFARTPLIGNLRPGGKYTAKDVYDIGGAAVVIRELVQSGHIDGSCLTITGRTIADEYGSSNVPDGEVIFAAGTPIMSDGGVAVLKGSLCPDGAVIKVAGLKNLSFEGPARVFEDEEACVEAVRNRSYQSGEVLVIRNEGPVGGPGMREMLGVTALIYGQGMGEKVALITDGRFSGATRGMCIGYVSPEAFVGGPLALVRDGDRIRIDAGGRRMDLLVDEQELATRQRDWKPRPPRHRAGALAKYARLVGQAPGGAVTHEGPAEWPWFR
- a CDS encoding ABC transporter substrate-binding protein; protein product: MRTVSKWILAFGTLAGIAASAGSSQAQQTIRVGWTIPAEESKYWMMRRPAEFPDLGKTYNIEWTQFQGTAPMTQALAAGALDCATQAPLSLSNGVVGGNLKAYIVAQHVFEKPGGFSVYWAVMDDSPIKTIADLKGKTVGISVIGGGTQGPFNMLLKQNGVDPAKDIKLVEVGFAVSEDALRQGRVDAVNMNQPFAARAEAKGGTRKLFSLSQAMPNIVHILEACRADFVDKNPELVKAYVRDITSGMKKALANREETLKVVSEVLKAPIPVLDTYLLKDNDFGRDPGAAPNFPAIQKMLDIYAETGMLPKLDVAQFKHPTIVAPLQ